CCCGATGAAGATGGCATTTTTCTTTGTCGGGATTATCGAAAAGCTGGTAAAACTGCACCTGTGCTTATCCTAACAGCCAAAGATACCACGGCAGATAAGGTCAAAGGTTTGGATATCGGCGCGGATGATTATTTGGTGAAACCGGTGGATCTGGAAGAGTTGCTTGCCCGGGTGAGAGCTTTGGGCAGGCGATCGCCCTTGTGGCGCGGCGATACATTGTGCGTGAGCGGTTTATCCTTACATCTCAACACCATGCAGGTGGCATACCAGCAGCAAAGCTTAAAACTCAAAAGTCGGGACTTTCAACTTTTGGAATATATGATGCGCCATCCCCGGCAAGTTCTCACCCACAATCAAATCGAACAAGCTTTGTGGGAATGGGGGGAAGAACCGGAAAGCAATGCGGTCACCACTCGCATCCGACGATTGCGCCAGCGTTTGCGGGAACTGCAAGTGGAAGATTGGATCGAAACGGTTTACGGGATGGGATATTGTTTGAGACCACCCTCTGAATAAAATGAAAGAAAATTGTTGAACTGGTTTGCCAAGATGCTCTTTCTGTTTGCCTATTTCCACCAAAGCTGGCAAAAGTTACCCATTCGCGTTCGGGGAACGGTTATTTTAGCGATTCCGGTGATTTGTTTTTCCGTAACAGTTTCTACCTTTGCTTGGTTGAAAGCCAGTCTCATCGAAGACGAAACTTGGGTGCAGCATACTTTAAACGTTC
The window above is part of the Geitlerinema sp. PCC 9228 genome. Proteins encoded here:
- the rppA gene encoding two-component system response regulator RppA, with translation MRILLVEDDPEQLEPLHAALSRSGHIVDAVEDGATARWLLGEKEYDMLIIDWMLPDEDGIFLCRDYRKAGKTAPVLILTAKDTTADKVKGLDIGADDYLVKPVDLEELLARVRALGRRSPLWRGDTLCVSGLSLHLNTMQVAYQQQSLKLKSRDFQLLEYMMRHPRQVLTHNQIEQALWEWGEEPESNAVTTRIRRLRQRLRELQVEDWIETVYGMGYCLRPPSE